One genomic segment of Tripterygium wilfordii isolate XIE 37 chromosome 9, ASM1340144v1, whole genome shotgun sequence includes these proteins:
- the LOC120005166 gene encoding L-aminoadipate-semialdehyde dehydrogenase-phosphopantetheinyl transferase-like isoform X1 has translation MEKGVQRWVVDVSKWNPSPNYFSLALSLLPHHEQSPITRYVRMEDRKRALVSRLLQYALVHELLGIRYGEIIINRTLEGKPYLECDKVGIEFPNFNFNVSHHGDFVAIASEPLCLVGLDIVCCVTPCKETIQEFIQNFSSYFSSLEWDNILSAGTCEEILVEFYKYWCLKEAYVKAIGSGLVYGLDKVEFHHNNWTNIFLKIDDVPLMEWRFWIFELGKRHWVSVARGPPRSATESYKRTLNKVEFDEEEYNQGLHLANASFVWKTVEQLVQVAYGVNGILDEQSARTCS, from the exons ATGGAGAAAGGGGTACAGAGGTGGGTGGTGGACGTATCAAAGTGGAACCCATCTCCCAATTACTTCTCTTTGGCCCTCTCTCTCCTTCCTCACCATGAACAATCCCCCATAACCAG ATATGTGCGGATGGAAGATAGAAAGCGAGCGCTTGTGAGCCGTCTGCTTCAATATGCTCTTGTACATGAGTTGTTGGGAATCCGTTATGGTGAGATCATCATAAACCGTACTTTGGAAGGCAAACCCTATCTG GAATGTGATAAAGTTGGCATTGAATTTCCCAACTTTAATTTCAATGTATCTCATCACGGTGATTTTGTGGCAATAGCATCTGAACCTCTATGCCTTGTGGGGTTGGACATTGTTTGTTGTGTTACTCCCTGCAAAGAGACAATTCAGGAATTCATTCAAAACTTCTCTTCATACTTTTCAAGTTTGGAATGGGATAATATATTAAGTGCTGGAACTTGTGAGGAAATTCTGGTCGAGTTCTACAA ATATTGGTGTCTGAAGGAAGCGTATGTGAAAGCCATAGGGAGTGGACTGGTTTACGGGTTGGACAAAGTCGAGTTTCATCACAATAACTGGACCAACATATTCCTTAAAATTGATGATGTACCCTTGATGGAATGGAGGTTTTGGATTTTTGAGCTGGGAAAGAGACATTGG GTTTCAGTTGCAAGAGGTCCCCCGAGATCGGCTACTGAAAGTTACAAGAGAACGTTAAATAAGGTAGAGTTCGATGAAGAGGAATACAATCAGGGTCTTCATCTTGCAAATGCAAGTTTTGTTTGGAAAACTGTGGAGCAACTTGTTCAAGTCGCATATGGTGTGAATGGTATACTTGATGAGCAATCTGCGAGGACTTGTTCCTGA
- the LOC120005166 gene encoding L-aminoadipate-semialdehyde dehydrogenase-phosphopantetheinyl transferase-like isoform X2: protein MLDVIFFDIRYVRMEDRKRALVSRLLQYALVHELLGIRYGEIIINRTLEGKPYLECDKVGIEFPNFNFNVSHHGDFVAIASEPLCLVGLDIVCCVTPCKETIQEFIQNFSSYFSSLEWDNILSAGTCEEILVEFYKYWCLKEAYVKAIGSGLVYGLDKVEFHHNNWTNIFLKIDDVPLMEWRFWIFELGKRHWVSVARGPPRSATESYKRTLNKVEFDEEEYNQGLHLANASFVWKTVEQLVQVAYGVNGILDEQSARTCS from the exons ATGTTAgatgttattttctttgataTTAGATATGTGCGGATGGAAGATAGAAAGCGAGCGCTTGTGAGCCGTCTGCTTCAATATGCTCTTGTACATGAGTTGTTGGGAATCCGTTATGGTGAGATCATCATAAACCGTACTTTGGAAGGCAAACCCTATCTG GAATGTGATAAAGTTGGCATTGAATTTCCCAACTTTAATTTCAATGTATCTCATCACGGTGATTTTGTGGCAATAGCATCTGAACCTCTATGCCTTGTGGGGTTGGACATTGTTTGTTGTGTTACTCCCTGCAAAGAGACAATTCAGGAATTCATTCAAAACTTCTCTTCATACTTTTCAAGTTTGGAATGGGATAATATATTAAGTGCTGGAACTTGTGAGGAAATTCTGGTCGAGTTCTACAA ATATTGGTGTCTGAAGGAAGCGTATGTGAAAGCCATAGGGAGTGGACTGGTTTACGGGTTGGACAAAGTCGAGTTTCATCACAATAACTGGACCAACATATTCCTTAAAATTGATGATGTACCCTTGATGGAATGGAGGTTTTGGATTTTTGAGCTGGGAAAGAGACATTGG GTTTCAGTTGCAAGAGGTCCCCCGAGATCGGCTACTGAAAGTTACAAGAGAACGTTAAATAAGGTAGAGTTCGATGAAGAGGAATACAATCAGGGTCTTCATCTTGCAAATGCAAGTTTTGTTTGGAAAACTGTGGAGCAACTTGTTCAAGTCGCATATGGTGTGAATGGTATACTTGATGAGCAATCTGCGAGGACTTGTTCCTGA